The following proteins are encoded in a genomic region of bacterium:
- a CDS encoding xanthan lyase, whose protein sequence is GAYIGSDLCRGKQAGHADLDFCYNVLRCRWDAGHAASRGRLESVDSLFLPLYSTWEFAQAGSDSLYGAEAPDALSACEGSRTVLRYEENQFSAAVAYKDRCGVFVCGFPFETIYPAFRRDQFMQAILRLLTP, encoded by the coding sequence CCGGCGCGTACATCGGCTCTGATTTGTGCCGGGGAAAACAAGCCGGCCATGCGGATCTGGACTTTTGTTACAACGTCCTGCGTTGCCGCTGGGATGCGGGCCACGCTGCTTCCCGCGGTCGGCTTGAGAGTGTGGATTCCCTCTTTTTACCGCTTTATTCCACCTGGGAGTTCGCCCAGGCGGGGAGCGATTCGCTCTATGGGGCTGAGGCGCCTGACGCCCTCTCCGCCTGTGAAGGCAGCCGGACCGTGCTGCGCTATGAGGAGAATCAATTCAGCGCCGCCGTCGCCTACAAGGACCGGTGCGGCGTTTTTGTCTGCGGCTTTCCCTTTGAGACGATTTATCCCGCCTTTCGGCGTGATCAGTTCATGCAGGCGATCCTACGCTTACTCACTCCCTGA